One part of the Plodia interpunctella isolate USDA-ARS_2022_Savannah chromosome 28, ilPloInte3.2, whole genome shotgun sequence genome encodes these proteins:
- the LOC128681713 gene encoding uncharacterized protein LOC128681713 isoform X1: MALPPQQFCVRWNSYHTNLQAVFPRLLLSQQFADVTLACESRQLRCHKLVLSACSPYLERLLLQNPCQHPIVLMRDMRFSEMQALVDFMYKGEVNVTQEELPSLLKSAEALQIRGLCSSDTSLASDPKTDARDFTVASEALVAHAQSANGQTQQTSVQKPPNTTNGPKKRKSEERSEVKQETVEEDGLYYGELDNDNMEYNEDEEPGKPGSSLGQTSGRLNYIRVKPESELFFQTKLQNLAKANTDYINRLTKMNPNEIRNEFSKYGFNTNAANEEKELDAKAENDYYKAWLEQNGELEVSLLKASQIKKKNEVKNTKSEVELIPKVKDVASKEIFPKVVEKSQVRRRGRPPIFKDKNVDIGETVLKSDLDQFLEGKEVSSSGLSRKDLERVMMGKFNPNRRYSNEAMWAALMDVKKGGSIYRAAQTHKVPRKSLRNWMKRCHIKSSFPMPQQLKQFVENSKKQKEYKTYDYQNVPTDGQTYERNETDVAYDNEIDFGKHFLSFTNSVSSEDEMVLDKNGENSQGGENLSGENKTGENLPQCGEGAAIDMSVHE, translated from the exons ATGGCGCTACCACCTCAACAGTTCTGTGTTCGATGGAACTCTTACCATACAAACCTTCAG GCCGTGTTCCCGCGACTGCTGCTGAGCCAGCAGTTCGCGGACGTGACGCTGGCGTGCGAGTCGCGCCAGCTGCGCTGCCACAAGCTGGTGCTGTCGGCGTGCTCGCCGTACCTCGAGCGGCTGCTGCTGCAGAACCCGTGCCAGCATCCCATCGTGCTCATGAGGGACATGAG GTTCAGCGAAATGCAAGCATTAGTGGACTTTATGTACAAGGGCGAGGTCAATGTGACTCAAGAGGAATTGCCCAGCTTGCTGAAGTCAGCTGAAGCGTTGCAGATCAGAG GCCTGTGCTCGAGCGACACCTCGCTCGCGTCCGACCCCAAGACTGACGCTAGAGACTTCACGGTCGCCAGCGAGGCTCTGGTTGCGCACGCGCAGAGCGCTAACG GTCAAACCCAACAGACCTCAGTCCAAAAGCCACCGAACACAACGAACGGACCCAAGAAACGCAAGTCCGAGGAACGGAGCGAGGTGAAACAGGAAACCGTTGAGGAAGATGGCTTGTACTATGGCGAACTGGATAATGACAATATGGAGTATAACGAG gaCGAAGAGCCAGGGAAGCCGGGAAGCAGTTTAGGACAGACTTCAG gtcgTCTAAATTATATAAGGGTCAAACCGGAGAGCGAATTATTCTTTCAAACGAAACTACAAAATTTAGCCAAAGCGAATACGGACTACATTAACAGACTGACAAAAATGAACCCAAACGAGATTAGAAACGAATTTTCCAAATACGGTTTCAACACGAACGCAGCCAATGAAGAAAAAGAATTAGACGCCAAAGCCGAAAATGACTATTACAAAGCGTGGCTCGAACAGAATGGAGAATTAGAAGTGTCTCTGCTGAAAGCCagccaaataaaaaagaagaacgAAGTTAAAAACACTAAATCTGAAGTAGAATTAATTCCCAAAGTGAAAGATGTTGCCAGCAAGGAAATTTTCCCCAAAGTCGTGGAGAAATCGCAGGTTAGGAGACGCGGGCGGCCGCCGATATTCAAAGATAAAAATGTGGATATTGGCGAGACTGTTTTGAAGTCTGATCTGGATCAGTTTTTGGAGGGAAAAGAAGTGAGCTCCTCAGGGCTGTCGCGGAAGGACTTGGAAAGGGTCATGATGGGGAAGTTTAATCCTAACAGGAGATATTCGAATGAAGCGATGTGGGCAGCCCTGATGGACGTCAAGAAGGGCGGCAGTATATACAG GGCGGCGCAAACACACAAGGTGCCGAGAAAGTCGCTGCGCAACTGGATGAAGCGGTGTCACATAAAATCGTCTTTCCCGATGCCCCAACAACTGAAACAATTTGTCGAAAAcagcaaaaaacaaaaagaatacAAAACGTATGACTACCAAAACGTGccgacggacggacagacgtACGAACGAAATGAAACTGACGTCGCGTACGACAATGAAATAGATTttggaaaacattttttgagtTTCACAAATTCGGTGTCGAGCGAGGACGAGATGGTGCTAGACAAAAACGGGGAGAACTCGCAGGGCGGGGAGAATTTGAGCGGGGAAAATAAAACAGGGGAGAATTTACCCCAATGCGGAGAGGGCGCTGCGATAGACATGTCTGTACACGAATAA
- the LOC128681713 gene encoding protein bric-a-brac 2-like isoform X3: protein MALPPQQFCVRWNSYHTNLQAVFPRLLLSQQFADVTLACESRQLRCHKLVLSACSPYLERLLLQNPCQHPIVLMRDMRFSEMQALVDFMYKGEVNVTQEELPSLLKSAEALQIRGLCSSDTSLASDPKTDARDFTVASEALVAHAQSANGQTQQTSVQKPPNTTNGPKKRKSEERSEVKQETVEEDGLYYGELDNDNMEYNEDEEPGKPGSSLGQTSESADYAIANVQCQYDSPSDTEDDGPAVRSGQDDHNYDLRDEPPAFIIQHVTSTSQVSQPVVVTPQTPFLEVAPKIMTLSPGYSPSVNVIHVGDRPQVSQSTQQEYNINKRIRRSEVVLKQAADCVSQGLTFQTVSEQFNIPISTIRFFMARKGILPQRRRGRSTQVAEALQ from the exons ATGGCGCTACCACCTCAACAGTTCTGTGTTCGATGGAACTCTTACCATACAAACCTTCAG GCCGTGTTCCCGCGACTGCTGCTGAGCCAGCAGTTCGCGGACGTGACGCTGGCGTGCGAGTCGCGCCAGCTGCGCTGCCACAAGCTGGTGCTGTCGGCGTGCTCGCCGTACCTCGAGCGGCTGCTGCTGCAGAACCCGTGCCAGCATCCCATCGTGCTCATGAGGGACATGAG GTTCAGCGAAATGCAAGCATTAGTGGACTTTATGTACAAGGGCGAGGTCAATGTGACTCAAGAGGAATTGCCCAGCTTGCTGAAGTCAGCTGAAGCGTTGCAGATCAGAG GCCTGTGCTCGAGCGACACCTCGCTCGCGTCCGACCCCAAGACTGACGCTAGAGACTTCACGGTCGCCAGCGAGGCTCTGGTTGCGCACGCGCAGAGCGCTAACG GTCAAACCCAACAGACCTCAGTCCAAAAGCCACCGAACACAACGAACGGACCCAAGAAACGCAAGTCCGAGGAACGGAGCGAGGTGAAACAGGAAACCGTTGAGGAAGATGGCTTGTACTATGGCGAACTGGATAATGACAATATGGAGTATAACGAG gaCGAAGAGCCAGGGAAGCCGGGAAGCAGTTTAGGACAGACTTCAG AATCAGCTGACTACGCGATAGCCAACGTCCAGTGCCAGTACGACAGTCCGTCGGACACGGAGGACGATGGGCCGGCGGTCCGGTCCGGACAGGACGACCACAACTATGATCTGAGAGACGAACCACCCGCATTCATTATACAGCATGTCACCTCG ACGTCACAAGTATCCCAACCAGTGGTGGTGACGCCGCAGACGCCGTTCCTGGAGGTGGCTCCGAAGATCATGACGCTGAGCCCCGGATATTCGCcttctgtcaatgtcatccACGTCGGAGACAGACCGCAG GTGAGCCAATCGACGCAACAAGAGTACAATATAAACAAGCGCATCCGCCGCAGCGAGGTTGTGCTGAAGCAGGCGGCGGACTGCGTCAGTCAAGGGCTAACCTTCCAGACTGTCTCCGAACAGttcaatatacctatatctacCATACG ATTCTTCATGGCGCGAAAAGGCATCTTACCACAGCGGAGGCGCGGCCGCAGTACGCAAGTAG CTGAAGCCCTGCAGTAG
- the LOC128681713 gene encoding protein bric-a-brac 2-like isoform X4, with the protein MALPPQQFCVRWNSYHTNLQAVFPRLLLSQQFADVTLACESRQLRCHKLVLSACSPYLERLLLQNPCQHPIVLMRDMRFSEMQALVDFMYKGEVNVTQEELPSLLKSAEALQIRGLCSSDTSLASDPKTDARDFTVASEALVAHAQSANGQTQQTSVQKPPNTTNGPKKRKSEERSEVKQETVEEDGLYYGELDNDNMEYNEDEEPGKPGSSLGQTSGMRTSTEIVTRHFIDVDHGIPLNIHARPRIVGRRPNAIVNIETDVFQEKSYKQYSSQHLRDALIAVKKGYSVYAASNKYGVPRKTLRNWMEKYDIKSQFSKGRRGARSSTQILDPLDLMAEARSEAYDEAL; encoded by the exons ATGGCGCTACCACCTCAACAGTTCTGTGTTCGATGGAACTCTTACCATACAAACCTTCAG GCCGTGTTCCCGCGACTGCTGCTGAGCCAGCAGTTCGCGGACGTGACGCTGGCGTGCGAGTCGCGCCAGCTGCGCTGCCACAAGCTGGTGCTGTCGGCGTGCTCGCCGTACCTCGAGCGGCTGCTGCTGCAGAACCCGTGCCAGCATCCCATCGTGCTCATGAGGGACATGAG GTTCAGCGAAATGCAAGCATTAGTGGACTTTATGTACAAGGGCGAGGTCAATGTGACTCAAGAGGAATTGCCCAGCTTGCTGAAGTCAGCTGAAGCGTTGCAGATCAGAG GCCTGTGCTCGAGCGACACCTCGCTCGCGTCCGACCCCAAGACTGACGCTAGAGACTTCACGGTCGCCAGCGAGGCTCTGGTTGCGCACGCGCAGAGCGCTAACG GTCAAACCCAACAGACCTCAGTCCAAAAGCCACCGAACACAACGAACGGACCCAAGAAACGCAAGTCCGAGGAACGGAGCGAGGTGAAACAGGAAACCGTTGAGGAAGATGGCTTGTACTATGGCGAACTGGATAATGACAATATGGAGTATAACGAG gaCGAAGAGCCAGGGAAGCCGGGAAGCAGTTTAGGACAGACTTCAG GGATGAGGACTTCAACCGAAATAGTGACGAGGCACTTTATCGACGTTGATCACGGGATTCCTCTAAACATCCACGCGAGGCCGCGCATAGTGGGGCGGAGACCCAATGCAATCGTCAACATAGAGACTGATGTGTTCCAAGAAAAGTCGTATAAGCAGTATTCGTCACAACATTTGCGGGACGCGCTCATAGCGGTGAAGAAAGGTTATAGTGTGTACGCTGCGTCGAATAAATACGGGGTGCCAAGGAAAACTTTGCGGAATTGGATGGAGAAGTATGACATTAAGAGTCAATTTTCTAAAGGCAGGCGTGGCGCCAGGAGTAGTACGCAGATTTTGGACCCGTTAGATTTGATGGCCGAAGCCAGGTCAGAGGCCTACGATGAGGCGCTGTAa
- the LOC128681713 gene encoding protein bric-a-brac 2-like isoform X2, producing the protein MALPPQQFCVRWNSYHTNLQAVFPRLLLSQQFADVTLACESRQLRCHKLVLSACSPYLERLLLQNPCQHPIVLMRDMRFSEMQALVDFMYKGEVNVTQEELPSLLKSAEALQIRGLCSSDTSLASDPKTDARDFTVASEALVAHAQSANGQTQQTSVQKPPNTTNGPKKRKSEERSEVKQETVEEDGLYYGELDNDNMEYNEDEEPGKPGSSLGQTSESADYAIANVQCQYDSPSDTEDDGPAVRSGQDDHNYDLRDEPPAFIIQHVTSTSQVSQPVVVTPQTPFLEVAPKIMTLSPGYSPSVNVIHVGDRPQVSQSTQQEYNINKRIRRSEVVLKQAADCVSQGLTFQTVSEQFNIPISTIRFFMARKGILPQRRRGRSTQLKPCSSPEPPFHMQHFKLPDMIALQEESDKQTT; encoded by the exons ATGGCGCTACCACCTCAACAGTTCTGTGTTCGATGGAACTCTTACCATACAAACCTTCAG GCCGTGTTCCCGCGACTGCTGCTGAGCCAGCAGTTCGCGGACGTGACGCTGGCGTGCGAGTCGCGCCAGCTGCGCTGCCACAAGCTGGTGCTGTCGGCGTGCTCGCCGTACCTCGAGCGGCTGCTGCTGCAGAACCCGTGCCAGCATCCCATCGTGCTCATGAGGGACATGAG GTTCAGCGAAATGCAAGCATTAGTGGACTTTATGTACAAGGGCGAGGTCAATGTGACTCAAGAGGAATTGCCCAGCTTGCTGAAGTCAGCTGAAGCGTTGCAGATCAGAG GCCTGTGCTCGAGCGACACCTCGCTCGCGTCCGACCCCAAGACTGACGCTAGAGACTTCACGGTCGCCAGCGAGGCTCTGGTTGCGCACGCGCAGAGCGCTAACG GTCAAACCCAACAGACCTCAGTCCAAAAGCCACCGAACACAACGAACGGACCCAAGAAACGCAAGTCCGAGGAACGGAGCGAGGTGAAACAGGAAACCGTTGAGGAAGATGGCTTGTACTATGGCGAACTGGATAATGACAATATGGAGTATAACGAG gaCGAAGAGCCAGGGAAGCCGGGAAGCAGTTTAGGACAGACTTCAG AATCAGCTGACTACGCGATAGCCAACGTCCAGTGCCAGTACGACAGTCCGTCGGACACGGAGGACGATGGGCCGGCGGTCCGGTCCGGACAGGACGACCACAACTATGATCTGAGAGACGAACCACCCGCATTCATTATACAGCATGTCACCTCG ACGTCACAAGTATCCCAACCAGTGGTGGTGACGCCGCAGACGCCGTTCCTGGAGGTGGCTCCGAAGATCATGACGCTGAGCCCCGGATATTCGCcttctgtcaatgtcatccACGTCGGAGACAGACCGCAG GTGAGCCAATCGACGCAACAAGAGTACAATATAAACAAGCGCATCCGCCGCAGCGAGGTTGTGCTGAAGCAGGCGGCGGACTGCGTCAGTCAAGGGCTAACCTTCCAGACTGTCTCCGAACAGttcaatatacctatatctacCATACG ATTCTTCATGGCGCGAAAAGGCATCTTACCACAGCGGAGGCGCGGCCGCAGTACGCAA CTGAAGCCCTGCAGTAGTCCGGAGCCCCCGTTTCACATGCAGCACTTCAAGCTGCCTGACATGATCGCGCTACAAGAGGAGTCAGATAAACAGACAACTTAA